In one Streptomyces sp. NBC_01288 genomic region, the following are encoded:
- a CDS encoding S1C family serine protease, with amino-acid sequence MTESFRRSGEYETPQGDQPQAYPQQQHASSPVNPEWPPPPAYQPPVQQAQPVQPVQQVQQPAAPAWPTQTPAPSPAPQAAFGADGGAYGGGDGYGAGDGGALAADGGGGHGGGDTALLTHVQGEAPKPKKRTRGPFALLAAVAIVAAAVGGGTAYAFQELTGKDTVATSSTTTAVVPSSKKGDVATIAATVSPSVVEVEATLSNGSSTGAGVIITTDGQIVTNNHVVSGASSIKVKTSDGKSYTAKVVGTDSKKDLALLKLENASGLKKATLGNSAGVQIGDTVVAIGSPEGLTGTVTSGIVSALNRDVTVSTDESQSQGSDSSGGSGQWPFQFGGQQFNGDTGSSTTTYKAIQTDAALNPGNSGGALIDANGNIIGINSAMYSSSSDSSSSSSEAGNIGIGFAIPINTVKADLASLRAGGSDS; translated from the coding sequence ATGACCGAGAGCTTCCGCCGCAGCGGCGAGTACGAGACCCCCCAGGGCGACCAGCCGCAGGCGTACCCCCAGCAGCAGCACGCCTCTTCTCCCGTGAACCCGGAGTGGCCGCCCCCGCCGGCCTACCAGCCGCCGGTGCAGCAGGCTCAGCCGGTGCAGCCCGTACAGCAGGTTCAGCAGCCGGCCGCTCCCGCGTGGCCGACCCAGACTCCCGCCCCCTCGCCCGCCCCGCAGGCCGCCTTCGGCGCCGACGGCGGAGCGTACGGCGGCGGTGACGGCTACGGCGCCGGTGACGGCGGGGCTCTCGCCGCCGACGGCGGCGGCGGTCACGGCGGCGGCGACACCGCTCTCCTCACCCACGTCCAGGGCGAGGCGCCCAAGCCGAAGAAGCGCACCCGGGGTCCGTTCGCGCTGCTCGCCGCCGTGGCGATCGTCGCGGCGGCCGTCGGCGGCGGCACGGCGTACGCCTTCCAGGAGCTGACCGGCAAGGACACCGTCGCCACCTCCAGCACCACCACCGCCGTCGTGCCCTCCAGCAAGAAGGGCGACGTCGCCACGATCGCCGCGACCGTCAGCCCGAGCGTGGTCGAGGTCGAGGCCACCCTCAGCAACGGTTCGTCGACCGGCGCCGGCGTGATCATCACGACCGACGGCCAGATCGTCACCAACAACCACGTCGTCTCCGGCGCCTCGTCCATCAAGGTCAAGACGAGTGACGGCAAGTCGTACACCGCGAAGGTCGTCGGCACCGACAGCAAGAAGGACCTCGCGCTCCTCAAGCTGGAGAACGCCTCCGGCCTGAAGAAGGCCACCCTCGGCAACTCCGCCGGCGTCCAGATCGGCGACACGGTCGTCGCGATCGGCTCCCCCGAGGGCCTGACCGGCACGGTCACCAGCGGCATCGTCTCCGCCCTGAACCGTGACGTGACCGTCTCGACCGACGAGAGCCAGAGCCAGGGTTCGGATTCGAGCGGCGGCAGCGGCCAGTGGCCGTTCCAGTTCGGCGGCCAGCAGTTCAACGGCGACACCGGTTCGTCCACGACGACGTACAAGGCGATCCAGACCGACGCGGCCCTCAACCCCGGCAACTCCGGCGGCGCCCTGATCGACGCGAACGGCAACATCATCGGCATCAACTCCGCGATGTACTCGTCCAGTTCGGACTCCTCGTCCTCGTCGTCCGAGGCCGGAAACATCGGCATCGGCTTCGCCATCCCGATCAACACCGTCAAGGCGGACCTGGCTTCGCTGCGGGCGGGCGGTTCCGACAGCTAA
- a CDS encoding response regulator transcription factor produces MSPAEGDRDTQRILIVDDEPAVREALQRSLAFEGYDTEVAVDGADALEKATAYQPDLVVLDIQMPRMDGLTAARRMRGAGTTTPILMLTARDTVGDRVTGLDAGADDYLVKPFELDELFARVRALLRRSSYAAAAAAGNAPEDDSLTFADLRMDLATREVTRNGRQVELTRTEFTLLEMFLAHPRQVLTREQILKAVWGFDFEPSSNSLDVYVMYLRRKTEAGGEPRLVHTVRGVGYVLRQGGAE; encoded by the coding sequence ATGAGCCCCGCCGAAGGCGACCGTGACACCCAGCGCATCCTGATCGTCGACGACGAGCCGGCGGTACGCGAAGCACTCCAGCGCAGCCTCGCGTTCGAGGGGTACGACACCGAGGTCGCCGTCGACGGCGCGGACGCGCTGGAGAAGGCGACCGCGTACCAGCCCGACCTGGTCGTCCTCGACATCCAGATGCCGCGCATGGACGGCCTGACGGCGGCCCGCCGGATGCGGGGCGCCGGCACGACGACCCCGATCCTGATGCTGACGGCCCGCGACACGGTCGGCGACCGCGTCACCGGCCTCGACGCGGGCGCCGACGACTACCTGGTCAAGCCCTTCGAACTCGACGAACTCTTCGCGCGGGTAAGGGCGTTGCTCCGCCGCAGCTCGTACGCGGCGGCAGCCGCCGCCGGGAACGCCCCCGAGGACGACTCCCTCACCTTCGCCGACCTCCGCATGGACCTCGCGACCCGTGAGGTGACGCGGAACGGCCGCCAAGTCGAGCTGACCCGCACGGAGTTCACGCTGTTGGAGATGTTCCTGGCGCATCCCCGGCAGGTCCTCACCCGCGAGCAGATCCTCAAGGCGGTCTGGGGCTTCGACTTCGAGCCGTCCTCCAACTCCCTTGATGTGTACGTGATGTACCTGCGCCGGAAGACGGAAGCCGGGGGCGAGCCTCGGCTTGTGCACACGGTTCGTGGTGTGGGGTATGTGCTGCGGCAGGGTGGCGCGGAGTGA
- a CDS encoding LacI family DNA-binding transcriptional regulator translates to MAKVTRDDVARLAGTSTAVVSYVINNGPRPVAPATRERVLAAIKELGYRPDRVAQAMASRRTDLIGLIVPDARQPFFGEMAHAVEQAASERGKMVLVGNSDYVGEREVHYLRAFLGMRVSGLILVSHALNDNAAAEIEAWDARVVLLHERPEAIDDVAVVTDDLGGAQLAVRHLLEHGYEYVACMGGTAETPSVGDPVSDHVEGWRRAMTEAGLPTEGRLFEAPYNRYDAYQVALGILAGPRRPPAIFCSTDDQAIGLLRAARELRIDVPRELGVIGFDDIKEAALADPKLTTIASDRPAMARAAVDLVLDDGLRVAGSRRERLKVFPSRLVIRQSCGCEG, encoded by the coding sequence GTGGCCAAGGTGACTCGGGATGATGTGGCGCGGCTGGCGGGTACTTCGACCGCCGTTGTCAGCTATGTCATCAACAACGGACCCCGGCCGGTTGCCCCGGCCACGCGCGAGCGTGTCCTCGCCGCGATCAAGGAACTGGGGTACCGACCCGACCGGGTGGCCCAGGCCATGGCGTCGCGGCGTACGGACCTCATAGGCCTGATCGTGCCGGACGCGCGCCAGCCCTTCTTCGGGGAGATGGCGCACGCGGTCGAACAGGCCGCGTCCGAGCGCGGAAAGATGGTGCTGGTCGGCAACTCCGACTACGTGGGCGAGCGCGAGGTCCACTATCTGCGCGCGTTCCTCGGGATGCGGGTCTCCGGCCTGATCCTCGTCAGCCACGCGCTGAACGACAACGCGGCCGCCGAGATCGAGGCGTGGGACGCCCGCGTCGTCCTCCTGCACGAACGCCCCGAGGCGATCGACGACGTGGCGGTCGTCACGGACGACCTGGGCGGCGCCCAGCTGGCCGTCCGCCACCTCCTTGAGCACGGCTACGAATACGTCGCCTGTATGGGCGGTACGGCGGAGACGCCGTCCGTCGGTGACCCGGTCTCCGACCACGTCGAGGGCTGGCGGCGCGCGATGACCGAGGCCGGCCTGCCGACCGAGGGCCGCCTCTTCGAGGCCCCGTACAACCGCTACGACGCCTACCAGGTCGCCCTCGGCATCCTCGCCGGGCCCCGCCGTCCCCCCGCGATCTTCTGCTCCACCGACGACCAGGCGATCGGCCTGCTGCGGGCCGCGCGCGAGCTGCGCATCGACGTACCGCGCGAGCTGGGTGTCATCGGCTTCGACGACATCAAGGAAGCGGCCCTGGCCGACCCGAAGCTGACAACGATCGCATCGGACCGCCCGGCGATGGCCCGCGCGGCGGTGGACCTCGTCCTCGACGACGGCCTGCGAGTGGCGGGGTCTCGGCGCGAGCGACTGAAGGTGTTTCCGTCGCGGCTGGTGATACGGCAGTCGTGTGGGTGCGAGGGCTGA